In Molothrus aeneus isolate 106 chromosome 25, BPBGC_Maene_1.0, whole genome shotgun sequence, one DNA window encodes the following:
- the LOC136566582 gene encoding F-box/WD repeat-containing protein 10-like, whose translation MAPVSLPSGSDGSQPKDFTRALPFQLSMAILGLLDQKSLDACSAVNGHWEFLVRRVREDRECQSTVQRNLLQLQELCPRKTMPNYAKRVDVQIPQLNDEGEVTEVKDKEQKKRRKSKTEDLGLHEAYRELKTDKIELEERNVFCGPYKTCVLMEQSDRARRAHYSGGDWVAAGSRRLRLLRVPGGKEELQLHGHAGPVRALCLREDRGILLSSTSLELGIRCWNIHSGVCVRTFTGHYATITCLHSHQEHLVSGAGDGMVKVWSLRSGECLRTLMHSSPVGAVRMDGTHVVSGGHRGLVKIWSAETGALIKTLERHQGPVLCLAFDQWHLVTGGSDGYALGWSMLGKFRRCLIAFFHPKEVLSLEFLYLRVVSGCADGCIRIFSFLTGTCLKVLEPSGSGDPVSALCVAGNRVLTNSPSRLLLLQFEEVAWDYSLPADREVPKQDRRSQKGKRQGTGAEQQRAPDKSPKSRQRPKSDEAEPGSASPAAEEGEATLECELPQRDPRSPMSPDKFLLTIGTLQSSRRAGAGSRSPSLLSARARAAQQQRPGQRPVPRAALQHQEQRAARLQRARLHSRSLAVAKISTPFETKMLRLRLENSLHSPAVKSSIPAPCVVRPKLCGSLGERKAPSGRGKETPGSKDGHQLIDLCTASSELIQPTPGRAAEMRNGAARRIKPSCASASRRDSGFRLLTAEQELREAAVAAQHQAQQAKPTEDKDRARRKAWLRKMKGLPVDSFTGERKTPAPELGHNTFI comes from the exons ATGGCTCCTGTGTCACTCCCGTCAGGCTCTGATGGCAGCCAGCCCAAGGACTTTACTCGTGCCCTGCCATTCCAGCTGTCCATGGCCATCCTGG GGCTTTTGGATCAGAAATCCCTGGatgcctgctctgctgtgaaTGGTCACTGGGAGTTCCTGGTCCGGCGGGTCCGGGAGGACAGGGAGTGTCAGAGCACAGTCCAGAGGaacctcctgcagctgcag GAGTTGTGTCCTAGAAAAACCATGCCAAACTATGCTAAAAGAGTCGATGTGCAAATTCCCCAGTTAAACGATGAGGGTGAGGTCACTGAAGTGAAGGACAAGGAGCAGAAGAAGAGGCGCAAATCCAAG ACAGAGGATTTGGGTCTGCACGAAGCCTATCGGGAACTGAAAACTGACAAGATCGAGCTGGAAGAGAGGAATGTCTTCTGTGGCCCCTACAAGACCTGTGTCCTCATGGAACA GTCTGACAGGGCAAGGAGAGCCCATTACAGCGGTGGGGACTGGGTGGCCgctggcagcaggaggctgaggcTGCTCCGTGTGccgggagggaaggaggagctgcagctgcacggCCACGCCGGGCCCGTCAGAGCCCTGTGCCTCCGCGAGGACAGAGGgatcctgctcagcagcaccagcctggagcTCGGCATCAG GTGCTGGAATATTCACAGTGGGGTCTGTGTGAGAACCTTCACAGGTCACTATGCGACCATCACCTGCCTGCATTCCCACCAGGAACACCTGGTGTCAGGAGCTGGAGATGGCATGGTGAAAG tgtgGAGCCTGAGGAGTGGGGAATGCCTCAGGACTCTGatgcacagcagccctgtggggGCAGTGAGGATGGACGGGACCCACGTGGTCAGTGGGGGTCACCGAGGGCTGGTGAAGATCTGGAGTGCAGAGACAGGGGCTCTGATCAAG ACATTAGAGAGGCACCAAGGCCCAGTTCTCTGCTTGGCCTTTGACCAGTGGCACCTCGTCACAGGGGGCAGTGATGGATATGCCCTGGGATGGAGCATGTTGGGAAAATTTAGGAGATGCCTGATAGCCTTCTTCCATCCCAA GGAAGTCCTGTCCCTGGAGTTCCTGTACCTCAGAGTCGTCAGTGGCTGTGCTGATGGATGCATTCGGATATTCAGCTTCCTGACTGGCACCTGCCTCAAAGTGCTGGAGCCCAGCGGCAGCGGGGACCCCGTGTCTGCTCTCTGTGTCGCAGGCAACAG ggtGCTGACCAACTCccccagcaggctgctgctgctccagttcGAGGAGGTGGCGTGGGACTATTCCCTCCCCGCAGACAGAGAGGTGCCCAAGCAGGACAGGAGGTCCCAGAAGGGGAAGCGCCAGGGCACCGGTGCAGAGCAGCAGCGAGCTCCAGACAAGTCCCCAAAATCTCGCCAGAGACCAAAGA GTGATGAAGCTGAACCGggctctgcttctcctgcagctgaggaggGAGAGGCCACTTTGGAGTGTGAGCTGCCCCAGAGAGACCCGAGGAGTCCCATGTCCCCTGACAAGTTCCTCCTGACGATCGGCACGCTGCAGAGCTCCCGCAGGGCCGGCGCAGGCAGccgcagccccagcctgctctctgcaagggccagggcagcccagcagcagcgcCCCGGGCAGCGGCCGGTGCCCAGAGCggccctgcagcaccaggagcagcgggCAGCCCGGCTCCAGCGCGCCAGGCTGCACAGCCGTTCGCTGGCCGTGGCAAAAATCTCAACTCCCTTTGAAACCAAAATGCTGCGGCTCAGGCTGGAGAACTCTTTGCACAGCCCCGCTGTGAaatcctccatccctgctccctgtgttgTACGTCCCAagctctgtggctccctgggAGAAAGGAAAGCTCCCAGTGGCCGTGGGAAAGAAACTCCAGGTTCCAAAGACGGGCATCAGCTCATCGATCTCTGCACAGCTTCCTCAGAGCTGATCCAACCGacgcctggcagggctgcagagatgaGGAACGGAGCTGCCAGGAGAATAAAGCCCTCCTGTGCCTCTGCTTCCCGGAGGGACAGCGGGTTCAGGCTcctgacagcagagcaggagctgcgtgaggcagctgtggcagctcagcaccaggcacagcaggcaAAGCCCACGGAAGACAAAGACAGAGCCAGAAGGAAAGCCTGGCTGAGGAAAATGAAAGGCCTACCTGTGGATTCTTTTACCGGGGAGAGGAAAACACCTGCTCCAGAACTTGGGCATAACACATTTATCTGA